The Euphorbia lathyris chromosome 2, ddEupLath1.1, whole genome shotgun sequence genome includes a window with the following:
- the LOC136216532 gene encoding uncharacterized protein: protein MEKLPADVCLHIFCWLDHQNLATAQQVCQKWKSLGSNNDLWRNLFKDRWGEDAAAFFAPIPIDSKSWKHVYEVQDRCDRVGLGLKIIREGSDYYLVHQGQIQRYLGSKNAVENVRVEGESSIGNCSIYDKILFFIGDLETDAKRARTH from the exons ATGGAGAAATTACCAGCAGATGTTTGCCTTCATATATTTTGTTGGTTGGATCATCAGAATCTTGCGACTGCTCAACAAG TATGCCAGAAGTGGAAGTCATTGGGCTCAAACAACGATCTATGGCGTAATCTGTTCAAGGATAGATGGGGAGAAGACGCTGCTGCATTCTTTGCTCCTATTCCTATTGACTCCAAATCATGGAAACATGTTTATGAGGTGCAAGATCGTTGTGATCGAGTTGGATT GGGGTTGAAGATAATTAGAGAAGGGAGTGACTATTACCTTGTACACCAAGGACAAATTCAACGATATTTGGGTTCAAAAAATGCAGTTGAAAATGTGAGAGTGGAAGGAGAAAGTTCCATTGGAAATTGCAGCATATATGACAAAATTCTCTTCTTCATTGGGGACTTGGAAACAGATGCTAAACGTGCTCGGACTCACTAA